Proteins encoded in a region of the Streptomyces violaceoruber genome:
- a CDS encoding wax ester/triacylglycerol synthase domain-containing protein, which yields MRPDFGTDGRLPSALSMGTADVAFHLATGGNPVPLAFTFGFEGRAPTLDSVRARVAERVHHVPALRYRIARDRRKFRRVDRIAVDRHVHEAWLPEDTDGSATSRLMLSRPMSTDDRPPWDVWLVHGPADRHTLVYRTDHTFQDGMGAAYTTRALLGDHPEGGPAPQRPARPTAHGLADALGEVMAAFRAPTPKPAFDGDFTGRVDVCHADTPLARLRAIARAHGGTVTDVYLAALSHAVRTWYLKDTGSAHPPLPVSIPMSVRAPGEEYAPGNRMVTARLLLPCDEESPQRALARVVAGTGRLRESRRRDAMRLLLSASPRALGATVGTRLVRGAFVAGPVSSVNFGTALVHQGVAARRSAVFAGVASGIRCVTTLTSQHDTACLTVVHDEALATADELPDLWLAALLELERP from the coding sequence ATGCGACCCGACTTCGGTACGGACGGCCGCCTGCCGTCGGCCCTCTCCATGGGAACCGCAGATGTCGCCTTCCACCTGGCGACGGGCGGCAACCCTGTGCCCCTCGCGTTCACGTTCGGGTTCGAAGGCCGTGCCCCCACCCTGGACTCCGTACGCGCGCGGGTCGCCGAACGCGTCCACCACGTCCCGGCGTTGCGCTACCGCATCGCACGGGACCGCAGGAAATTCCGGCGGGTGGACCGGATCGCGGTGGACCGGCATGTGCACGAGGCGTGGCTGCCCGAGGACACCGACGGGTCGGCGACCAGCCGCCTGATGCTGTCCCGGCCGATGAGCACGGACGACCGGCCGCCCTGGGACGTGTGGCTGGTCCACGGCCCGGCGGACCGCCACACCCTGGTCTACCGCACCGACCACACCTTCCAGGACGGTATGGGCGCCGCCTACACCACCCGCGCTCTCCTCGGAGACCACCCCGAGGGCGGACCGGCCCCACAGCGTCCGGCCCGGCCCACCGCACACGGCCTCGCGGACGCCCTGGGCGAGGTGATGGCCGCCTTCCGCGCGCCCACCCCGAAACCCGCGTTCGACGGAGATTTCACGGGCCGCGTCGACGTCTGCCACGCCGACACCCCGCTGGCCCGGCTGCGCGCCATCGCCCGCGCCCACGGCGGCACGGTCACGGACGTCTATCTCGCGGCCCTGTCCCACGCCGTCCGCACCTGGTACCTGAAGGACACCGGCTCGGCCCATCCGCCGCTGCCCGTGTCGATCCCGATGTCGGTCCGGGCCCCGGGGGAGGAGTACGCCCCGGGCAACCGCATGGTCACCGCCCGGCTCCTGCTGCCCTGCGACGAGGAGTCACCGCAGCGGGCCCTGGCCCGGGTCGTCGCCGGTACGGGCCGGCTGCGGGAGAGCCGGCGGCGCGACGCCATGCGCCTGCTGCTGTCCGCCTCCCCGCGGGCGCTCGGTGCCACCGTCGGCACCCGCCTGGTCCGCGGGGCGTTCGTGGCCGGCCCGGTGAGCAGCGTGAACTTCGGCACGGCCCTGGTCCACCAGGGGGTCGCGGCCCGCCGCTCGGCCGTCTTCGCCGGCGTCGCGTCAGGCATCCGGTGTGTGACGACGCTGACGAGCCAGCACGACACCGCGTGCCTGACCGTCGTTCACGACGAGGCCCTGGCGACCGCGGACGAACTCCCCGACCTGTGGCTCGCGGCGCTGCTGGAGCTGGAGCGGCCCTGA
- a CDS encoding class I SAM-dependent methyltransferase: protein MPESTRPRSPFAPAAATPHGIPSAALWTAAAHAAECLRPAPIVRDPWAADFLHAAGFDGGPPGDGPLQRLLPDWQVVRTRFFDDYALAAARSGCRQVVLLGAGLDTRAFRLDWPTGVHVFEVEDAAVLAFKEYVLDWSRLSCGRRTVVEADGTASWGEELGAAGFDPGRPTAWLCEAPLYFLRPPEVAAVVAVMTELSAPGSMFGAECVNSATTSSPFVAPFMDALSTIGLGWNWQIADPERWWAEHGWDAAAADPYTLPYAVERLSPYLPLIGTAAAESVFLTTGTLRGTP, encoded by the coding sequence ATGCCGGAATCCACCCGCCCGCGGTCACCGTTCGCGCCGGCCGCCGCAACCCCGCACGGCATTCCCAGCGCGGCGCTCTGGACGGCCGCCGCACACGCGGCGGAGTGCCTCCGGCCCGCGCCGATCGTCCGCGACCCGTGGGCAGCCGACTTCCTCCACGCGGCCGGGTTCGACGGGGGCCCGCCCGGTGACGGACCGCTGCAGCGCCTGCTGCCCGACTGGCAGGTGGTACGCACCCGCTTCTTCGACGACTACGCTCTCGCCGCGGCCCGTTCGGGCTGCCGCCAGGTGGTGCTGCTCGGCGCCGGCCTTGACACCCGTGCCTTCCGGCTCGACTGGCCGACCGGGGTGCACGTCTTCGAGGTGGAGGACGCGGCCGTACTGGCCTTCAAGGAGTACGTACTGGACTGGAGCCGGCTCTCCTGCGGACGCCGCACCGTCGTCGAAGCCGACGGCACGGCATCCTGGGGAGAGGAACTCGGGGCGGCGGGATTCGATCCCGGCAGGCCCACCGCATGGCTCTGCGAGGCACCCCTGTACTTCCTCCGGCCGCCGGAGGTGGCGGCCGTCGTCGCCGTGATGACCGAACTCTCCGCTCCCGGCAGCATGTTCGGTGCCGAGTGCGTGAACTCCGCGACCACGTCCTCCCCGTTCGTCGCGCCCTTCATGGACGCCCTGTCGACGATCGGACTGGGCTGGAACTGGCAGATTGCCGATCCGGAACGCTGGTGGGCCGAACACGGCTGGGACGCGGCGGCCGCCGACCCGTACACGCTGCCGTACGCGGTCGAGCGCCTCTCCCCGTATCTGCCGCTGATCGGCACGGCCGCCGCGGAGAGCGTCTTCCTCACCACCGGAACGCTGCGCGGCACTCCCTGA
- a CDS encoding ABC1 kinase family protein, with amino-acid sequence MTSVVGDRLRLVVRVLGSLVADEVGQATRLRRRTKRDTRSPAEGLVGSAGSAAEATAGAEQRRAKAVRHALESLGPFYVKLGQVLSTRPDMVPQSIRDELQNLHDEVDVQPFSEFEPVLARDLGADWKLRFDDIETVAPLGAASLAQVYRVTLPGGRAAVVKIQRPGIREGVLADMALMRRASKIVARVAPRFNEVIDIEAMLGSVFDAMEPELDFTGEARNMDEARGQVRSFRSLEVPRVLHASPRVLVQSLADGKSVRHVDRAHFTDDERVEIGKDLLRFMYHGYFVHRFFHADPHAGNVFAAPGGPATLIDWGMVGRLDRRTSLQLLPLFMTLAQNDGAGLAQHWAEMGRVTPWANMPAFAADMAAFVPKVSHLSLEDMNFGVALTTVLAKATKRGIGSPPAVSLLGKSFANLDGSVRCLAPEITLPEVFQGEVPKILFALGREFLGRNQFARNSMELLLAAVTSPEQVRGVLSDVANRQFALNIHEPRTPDAMGGQRPTRPSASLLALGAAAFLLGRRRSG; translated from the coding sequence ATGACGTCTGTCGTCGGCGATCGGCTGCGTCTCGTGGTCAGGGTTCTGGGCAGCCTCGTGGCCGACGAGGTGGGACAGGCGACCCGGCTGCGCAGGCGTACGAAGCGGGACACGCGGTCCCCGGCGGAGGGCCTCGTCGGCTCCGCCGGGTCCGCGGCCGAGGCCACCGCCGGGGCGGAGCAGCGCCGCGCCAAGGCGGTGCGGCATGCCCTGGAGAGCCTCGGTCCCTTCTACGTGAAACTCGGCCAGGTCCTCTCCACCCGGCCCGACATGGTCCCCCAGTCCATCCGGGACGAACTCCAGAACCTGCACGACGAGGTCGACGTCCAGCCGTTCTCGGAGTTCGAGCCGGTACTGGCCCGGGACCTCGGGGCGGACTGGAAGCTGCGCTTCGACGACATCGAGACCGTCGCCCCGCTGGGGGCGGCGTCCCTCGCCCAGGTCTACCGCGTGACGCTGCCCGGCGGGCGCGCGGCCGTGGTGAAGATCCAGCGACCGGGCATCCGCGAGGGCGTACTCGCGGACATGGCCCTGATGCGCCGGGCGTCGAAGATCGTGGCCCGTGTCGCTCCCCGGTTCAACGAGGTCATCGACATCGAGGCGATGCTCGGCTCGGTCTTCGACGCCATGGAGCCGGAGCTGGACTTCACCGGCGAGGCCCGCAACATGGACGAGGCCCGCGGGCAGGTCCGGTCGTTCCGTTCGCTGGAGGTGCCCCGGGTACTGCACGCCAGCCCACGGGTCCTCGTCCAGTCGCTGGCCGACGGGAAGTCGGTGCGGCACGTCGACCGCGCCCACTTCACGGACGACGAGCGCGTGGAGATCGGCAAGGACCTGCTGCGGTTCATGTACCACGGGTACTTCGTCCATCGCTTCTTCCACGCCGACCCGCACGCCGGCAACGTCTTCGCCGCTCCCGGCGGACCCGCGACACTGATCGACTGGGGCATGGTCGGCCGCCTGGACCGCAGGACCAGTCTTCAGCTGCTGCCGCTGTTCATGACCTTGGCGCAGAACGACGGGGCCGGTCTGGCGCAGCACTGGGCGGAGATGGGCCGGGTGACACCGTGGGCCAACATGCCCGCGTTCGCCGCCGACATGGCCGCGTTCGTGCCCAAGGTCTCCCATCTCTCCCTGGAGGACATGAACTTCGGCGTGGCGCTCACCACCGTGCTGGCCAAGGCGACCAAGCGCGGGATCGGTTCGCCGCCGGCCGTCTCACTGCTGGGCAAGTCCTTCGCGAACCTCGACGGTTCGGTGCGGTGCCTGGCTCCCGAGATCACGCTGCCCGAGGTGTTCCAGGGGGAGGTGCCGAAGATCCTTTTCGCGCTGGGCCGCGAGTTCCTCGGCCGCAACCAGTTCGCCCGGAACTCCATGGAGCTTCTGCTGGCCGCCGTCACCAGTCCCGAACAGGTCCGGGGCGTCCTCTCCGACGTGGCCAACCGTCAGTTCGCACTGAACATCCACGAGCCGCGCACCCCCGACGCGATGGGCGGCCAGCGGCCCACCCGCCCCTCCGCAAGCCTGCTCGCGCTGGGTGCCGCGGCCTTCCTGCTGGGCCGTCGCCGCTCCGGATGA
- a CDS encoding RNA polymerase sigma factor, which produces MAEQMENRPRFSLLNPRDNGLQSTMVRHFTCQSPAECSWEEIFQHQDRLMRLVRRRLPSFQDAEDCVQETMARAAAHAALDRNRLGAFLTSVALRLCIDFYRDMERRSRLLQRAALAETPGTTEEDVCDEDFGRWLLGQVQHLRGREQEVILARAKGISTAEFARIHNISVKAAEAAFTRGRARLKNVCAKALEGCAR; this is translated from the coding sequence ATGGCCGAACAAATGGAAAATCGGCCGCGGTTCTCCCTGCTCAATCCGAGAGACAACGGGCTGCAATCCACGATGGTGCGACATTTCACCTGCCAATCGCCCGCTGAATGCTCCTGGGAAGAAATCTTCCAGCATCAGGACCGCCTCATGCGGCTGGTTCGGCGAAGACTACCAAGTTTTCAGGACGCCGAGGACTGCGTTCAGGAAACCATGGCCCGGGCAGCCGCCCACGCCGCGTTGGACAGGAATCGACTCGGTGCCTTTCTGACGTCCGTGGCGCTTCGCCTCTGCATCGACTTCTACCGTGACATGGAGCGTCGCAGCAGACTCCTCCAGCGTGCGGCGCTCGCGGAAACCCCGGGTACGACCGAGGAGGACGTCTGCGACGAGGACTTCGGCAGATGGCTTCTGGGCCAGGTACAACACCTGCGGGGGCGTGAGCAAGAGGTCATACTCGCCCGCGCCAAGGGTATTTCCACTGCGGAATTCGCCCGCATACACAACATCTCCGTCAAGGCGGCCGAAGCCGCCTTCACCAGGGGCCGCGCACGATTGAAGAACGTCTGCGCGAAAGCCTTGGAAGGCTGCGCCCGATAA
- a CDS encoding NAD(P)/FAD-dependent oxidoreductase gives MQEDQRVFDVAIVGGGIGGTMLGTVLARHGVRVLLLEGSGHPRFAIGESTVPETTFGLRVLARRYDVPELDHLATNAALRRHVSSNSGVKRNFSFIYHREGEPTRPDECTQYPTWGPPLGPDSHYFRQDVDAYMFHVAVSYGVTAYTHTMVDDVKFEEDGATLVTRDRGTFRASYVVDAGGMRAVLPERLGLRQEPPYRTRSRTIFTHMVDVRPFDAVAPSRAQHGMPSPFSQGTLHHMFPGGWFWVIPFDNQSTSTNQLCSVGINLDLDQHPRPEDVSAEEEFWQYVRRFPSVARQFERARAVRPYVSTDRTQFASQKVVGDRWCLLPHASDFIDPLFSSGLAVTVMALNALGHRLIDAVRKDDFDTARFAYLDHWTKRMFRFYDDLVSCSYIAFDDFDLWNAWNRVWTITTLYGTNAQNQVAVTFEKTHDPACFDLLEQPPYRGLQGMDNPWVERMFDQSRDAVLAYRAGELTKEQTIARIYELLGESGLVPAVWGTLDPDDRCPSGVFTLWPLMKILLWGKYRSPQHVRGSYFTGGARLVGKEAVQAYTTELRAGSSQVHQTVRDMWRNWNRDWARRPAPRK, from the coding sequence ATGCAAGAAGACCAGCGTGTTTTCGATGTCGCCATCGTAGGAGGCGGCATCGGCGGGACGATGCTGGGGACCGTACTCGCACGTCACGGCGTGCGGGTGCTGCTGCTCGAAGGCAGCGGCCACCCCCGGTTCGCCATCGGAGAGTCCACGGTCCCCGAGACCACGTTCGGGCTCCGGGTCCTGGCCCGCCGCTACGACGTCCCCGAGCTCGATCACCTGGCGACCAACGCGGCACTGCGCCGCCACGTGTCGTCGAACAGCGGGGTCAAGCGGAACTTCAGCTTCATCTACCACCGGGAAGGCGAGCCCACACGGCCCGACGAGTGCACCCAGTACCCCACCTGGGGACCTCCGCTCGGTCCCGACTCGCACTACTTCCGGCAGGACGTGGACGCGTACATGTTCCACGTCGCCGTGTCCTACGGCGTGACCGCGTACACCCACACCATGGTCGACGACGTGAAGTTCGAGGAGGACGGCGCGACTCTCGTCACCCGGGACCGGGGCACCTTCCGGGCCTCGTACGTGGTCGACGCCGGCGGCATGCGGGCAGTCCTGCCCGAGCGCCTCGGGCTGCGGCAGGAACCGCCCTACCGCACGAGGTCGCGCACGATCTTCACGCACATGGTGGACGTGCGCCCCTTCGACGCCGTGGCGCCCTCGCGGGCACAGCACGGCATGCCCAGCCCGTTCAGCCAGGGGACGCTCCACCACATGTTCCCGGGCGGATGGTTCTGGGTCATCCCGTTCGACAACCAGTCGACCAGCACGAACCAGTTGTGCAGTGTCGGCATCAACCTCGATCTCGACCAGCACCCCCGGCCGGAGGACGTCTCGGCGGAGGAGGAGTTCTGGCAGTACGTGCGCCGGTTCCCCAGTGTGGCCCGGCAGTTCGAGCGGGCGCGGGCGGTCCGGCCGTACGTCTCCACCGACCGTACCCAGTTCGCCTCGCAGAAGGTCGTCGGCGACCGGTGGTGCCTGCTGCCGCACGCCAGTGACTTCATCGACCCGCTCTTCTCCAGCGGACTCGCCGTCACCGTGATGGCGCTCAACGCCCTGGGCCACCGGCTGATCGACGCCGTGCGCAAGGACGACTTCGACACCGCCCGGTTCGCGTACCTGGACCACTGGACCAAGCGCATGTTCCGGTTCTACGACGACCTGGTGTCCTGCAGCTACATCGCGTTCGACGACTTCGACCTGTGGAACGCCTGGAACCGCGTGTGGACCATCACCACGCTGTACGGCACGAACGCCCAGAACCAGGTCGCCGTGACGTTCGAGAAGACGCACGACCCGGCCTGCTTCGACCTGCTGGAGCAGCCGCCGTACCGAGGTCTCCAGGGTATGGACAACCCCTGGGTGGAGCGGATGTTCGACCAGTCGCGGGACGCCGTACTCGCCTATCGTGCGGGCGAGTTGACGAAGGAGCAGACGATCGCACGCATCTACGAGCTGCTGGGCGAGAGCGGACTGGTCCCGGCGGTGTGGGGCACCCTGGACCCCGACGACCGGTGCCCGTCCGGGGTGTTCACCCTCTGGCCGCTGATGAAGATCCTGCTGTGGGGCAAGTACCGCTCACCGCAGCACGTCCGGGGCTCCTACTTCACCGGCGGAGCGCGGCTGGTGGGCAAGGAAGCGGTCCAGGCGTACACCACCGAGCTGCGCGCCGGCAGCTCCCAGGTGCACCAGACCGTACGGGACATGTGGCGCAACTGGAACCGCGACTGGGCACGGCGGCCCGCTCCTCGGAAATGA
- a CDS encoding HD domain-containing protein, which yields MAAGPEMPEVPDPGGSGASSHSDPPKALPEAWQPLLGRPALAELLGHPLAGAALQEMCRLLPPHLAVHSLRTFLLADACARTHGIAYDRGGLLAAAAFHDAGLVGRTPLGRGGFPYRSAQLLDHFLARHQVGTVRRMTLTRAVREHMRPFPARDAGPEARLLHFGVWLDVTGRGERQVPGDRRLLAGLAPTPRFALSFSARVVACGLRRVLPGSPVTHR from the coding sequence ATGGCCGCAGGGCCTGAGATGCCGGAGGTTCCCGATCCCGGTGGGAGCGGGGCGAGTTCACACTCCGATCCGCCGAAGGCGTTGCCCGAGGCATGGCAGCCTCTGCTCGGCCGCCCGGCCCTCGCGGAGCTGCTCGGGCACCCCCTCGCGGGCGCCGCACTGCAGGAGATGTGCCGGCTCCTGCCTCCCCACCTCGCCGTGCACTCTCTGCGGACGTTCCTGCTGGCCGACGCCTGTGCGCGGACCCACGGGATCGCCTACGACCGGGGCGGCCTGCTGGCCGCCGCGGCGTTCCACGACGCCGGGCTGGTAGGGCGCACTCCGCTCGGTCGCGGTGGATTCCCGTACCGCTCCGCCCAGTTGCTCGACCACTTCCTGGCCCGGCACCAGGTGGGCACGGTGCGGCGCATGACCCTCACGCGTGCGGTGCGCGAGCACATGCGGCCGTTCCCCGCCCGGGACGCCGGACCCGAGGCGCGGCTGCTGCACTTCGGCGTGTGGCTGGACGTCACCGGGCGCGGCGAGCGGCAGGTGCCCGGTGACCGCCGCCTGTTGGCCGGACTGGCGCCCACCCCCCGGTTCGCACTGTCCTTCTCCGCCCGGGTGGTGGCCTGCGGGCTGCGCCGGGTGCTGCCGGGCTCCCCGGTCACCCACCGGTGA
- a CDS encoding thioester reductase domain-containing protein — protein MDATDARIHCLVRAESAGEARERLAGQLRARNVPEHHMSRIDVVPGSLAKPRFGLSDEEFSDLSRGIDVIYHCGAWVNLLASYPILRGCNVSGTLEILRLATRTRRIPVHYISTMGVIPAAREAGTGVSGYCATKWVAEQLVAQAADRGSPTMVHRPGVILADSRTGLVGKSDWFVHLTTASIRAGCAPDHPGLLPVGTVDFTSRAIVELSLSRRARGQVFHVIDPEPLPFRSYFQGFADAGVDLPLVPFDTWLERLRDLGDEVPRSTLRLAGETLRQMIPAPGQDTAGPAAASAHRAPPVLDSDYFRRMLAFLNRDAVLPAR, from the coding sequence CTGGATGCCACCGACGCTCGAATCCATTGCCTGGTGAGAGCGGAATCGGCCGGTGAGGCCCGGGAGCGGCTCGCCGGCCAGTTACGCGCCCGGAATGTTCCGGAGCACCACATGTCCCGGATCGACGTCGTGCCCGGCAGCCTGGCGAAGCCGCGGTTCGGCCTGTCCGACGAGGAGTTCTCCGACCTCTCGCGCGGCATCGACGTTATTTACCACTGCGGTGCTTGGGTCAATCTTCTGGCCAGTTACCCGATCCTGCGCGGCTGCAATGTGTCGGGGACCCTGGAAATCCTGAGACTGGCGACCAGGACCCGCCGAATTCCCGTGCACTACATCTCGACGATGGGGGTGATTCCGGCGGCCCGGGAGGCCGGGACCGGTGTCTCCGGTTACTGCGCCACCAAATGGGTCGCCGAGCAGTTGGTCGCGCAGGCCGCGGACCGCGGATCGCCCACGATGGTGCACCGGCCCGGGGTGATCCTGGCGGACTCGCGCACCGGCCTGGTGGGGAAGTCGGACTGGTTCGTCCACCTGACGACGGCGAGCATCCGCGCCGGCTGCGCCCCCGACCACCCCGGTCTCCTGCCGGTGGGCACGGTCGACTTCACCAGCCGCGCCATCGTCGAGCTGTCCCTGAGCCGGCGTGCCCGAGGACAGGTGTTCCACGTGATCGATCCCGAGCCGCTGCCCTTCCGGTCGTACTTCCAGGGCTTCGCCGACGCGGGCGTCGACCTTCCGCTCGTTCCGTTCGACACCTGGCTGGAGCGGCTTCGCGACCTGGGCGACGAGGTCCCCCGCAGCACCCTGCGGCTGGCCGGCGAGACCCTCCGGCAGATGATCCCGGCCCCGGGGCAGGACACCGCCGGCCCCGCCGCGGCCTCCGCGCACCGCGCCCCGCCCGTGCTCGACTCCGACTACTTCCGCAGGATGCTCGCCTTCCTGAACCGCGACGCCGTGCTGCCCGCCCGGTGA
- a CDS encoding acyl carrier protein — MSPFTLEDLTAMVAEIAGAEAARALSEQPADAPFTSLGFDSMAVIELAERIQERYGVPIPDEAVHDLRTVRRTLDYVNGRAAVAAADGAR; from the coding sequence ATGTCCCCTTTCACCCTGGAAGACCTGACGGCGATGGTGGCCGAGATCGCCGGCGCCGAAGCGGCCAGGGCGCTCTCGGAGCAGCCGGCCGACGCGCCCTTCACGTCGTTGGGGTTCGACTCGATGGCCGTCATCGAACTGGCCGAGCGGATCCAGGAGCGCTACGGCGTTCCCATCCCGGACGAGGCGGTGCACGACCTGCGCACCGTCCGGCGGACCCTCGACTACGTGAACGGCCGGGCCGCCGTCGCCGCGGCGGACGGAGCCCGCTGA
- a CDS encoding ketoacyl-ACP synthase III yields the protein MARGAGRLTGIGVYRPGGLLTSAELDTRFGHEDGYIEQITGIRTRLKADPDDTFVEMAAQAADKALAHAGVLAEDLDCVLFSSASSVGQASCRAASLTHRIGAGRAGGFDLNGGCAGFGYGLTLASGLIAAQQARQILVVAAERLSDITDPDDCGTVMVFGDAAGAAVVSAAEHPGIGPAVWGTHGPGEPWMTSAPPKPGAARPYMHMDGTRVVRWFGSQMPQVARDALEAAGLTWDDIGAFVPHQCNGRLIDAMVRRLRPPEHVAIARSIVTDGNTSSASIPLALESLLASATVRPGDKALLLGFGAGLTWCAQVVELP from the coding sequence ATGGCCCGGGGTGCGGGGCGGCTGACCGGCATCGGCGTCTACCGCCCCGGTGGTCTGCTCACCAGCGCCGAACTCGACACCAGGTTCGGTCACGAGGACGGCTATATCGAGCAGATCACCGGAATCCGGACCAGGCTGAAGGCCGACCCCGACGACACCTTCGTCGAGATGGCCGCGCAGGCGGCGGACAAGGCCCTGGCCCACGCGGGCGTGCTCGCCGAGGACCTGGACTGCGTCCTGTTCTCCTCCGCCAGCAGCGTCGGCCAGGCATCGTGCCGGGCCGCCAGTCTCACCCACCGCATCGGCGCCGGCCGGGCCGGCGGGTTCGACCTCAACGGCGGGTGCGCCGGGTTCGGTTACGGGCTGACCCTGGCGTCCGGACTCATCGCCGCACAGCAGGCGCGTCAGATCCTGGTCGTCGCCGCCGAGCGGCTGAGCGACATCACCGACCCCGACGACTGCGGGACCGTCATGGTCTTCGGCGATGCCGCCGGGGCCGCGGTGGTCAGCGCAGCCGAGCACCCCGGGATCGGACCGGCGGTGTGGGGAACCCACGGCCCCGGTGAGCCCTGGATGACCAGCGCCCCGCCCAAACCCGGTGCCGCCCGCCCGTACATGCACATGGACGGCACCCGGGTGGTCCGCTGGTTCGGTTCGCAGATGCCGCAAGTGGCCCGGGACGCACTCGAGGCGGCCGGGCTCACCTGGGACGACATCGGCGCCTTCGTGCCGCACCAGTGCAACGGGCGGCTGATCGACGCGATGGTGCGCCGACTGCGCCCGCCCGAGCACGTGGCGATCGCCCGCAGCATCGTCACCGACGGCAACACCAGTTCGGCGTCCATCCCGCTGGCCCTGGAGTCGCTGCTCGCCTCGGCCACCGTACGGCCCGGCGACAAGGCGCTGCTCCTGGGCTTCGGCGCCGGGCTGACCTGGTGCGCCCAGGTGGTCGAACTTCCGTAA
- a CDS encoding thiamine pyrophosphate-dependent dehydrogenase E1 component subunit alpha, producing the protein MNVTSASPAVDLGPAGEPEAGVVPRPLSRLSDADLGTLLMIRHFELAVLELFSQGRLHGTTHTCLGQEYIPVALYPLLDEGDYVFSNHRGHGHYLARFHDPHGLLAEIMGRAGAVCHGVGGSQHIYRDRYLSTGVQGQSLPVAVGVGLHLKQAEPGRIAVVHIGDGTWGEGAVYEALNMAQLWQVPVLVVVEHNGIAQSTPTERQMSGTVAARAAAFGVGHLRIDFVDVTDVRAALTPVVEQVRDRHRPYVVECVTHRVGPHSKGDDTRPAEVRERAARHDWYRRYRQDRPAQFAAADQAQAEAVAAVVREVGARPASRWEAR; encoded by the coding sequence ATGAACGTCACGTCCGCGTCCCCCGCGGTCGACCTCGGGCCCGCCGGCGAACCCGAAGCCGGTGTCGTGCCCCGTCCCCTGTCCCGTCTGTCCGACGCCGATCTCGGCACCCTGCTGATGATCCGCCACTTCGAACTGGCCGTCCTTGAGCTGTTCTCCCAGGGCCGGCTGCACGGCACCACGCACACCTGCCTCGGCCAGGAGTACATCCCCGTCGCGCTCTACCCGCTGCTGGACGAGGGCGACTACGTCTTCAGCAACCACCGCGGGCACGGCCACTACCTGGCCCGCTTCCACGACCCGCACGGTCTGCTCGCGGAGATCATGGGGCGGGCCGGTGCCGTCTGCCACGGCGTGGGCGGCAGCCAGCACATCTACCGCGACCGCTACCTGTCGACCGGCGTACAGGGCCAGAGCCTGCCCGTCGCCGTGGGAGTCGGGCTGCACCTGAAGCAGGCCGAGCCGGGCCGGATCGCGGTGGTCCACATCGGCGACGGCACCTGGGGCGAGGGCGCCGTGTACGAGGCGCTCAACATGGCGCAGCTGTGGCAGGTCCCGGTGCTCGTCGTGGTGGAGCACAACGGGATCGCCCAGTCGACACCGACCGAGCGGCAGATGTCCGGCACCGTCGCGGCCCGGGCGGCGGCCTTCGGCGTCGGCCACCTGCGGATCGACTTCGTGGACGTCACCGACGTACGGGCCGCCCTCACCCCCGTGGTCGAGCAGGTCCGCGACCGGCACCGGCCGTACGTGGTCGAGTGCGTCACCCACCGCGTGGGCCCGCACAGCAAGGGGGACGACACCCGCCCGGCCGAGGTCCGTGAGCGAGCCGCCCGGCACGACTGGTACCGCCGCTACCGACAGGACCGTCCCGCACAGTTCGCCGCCGCCGACCAGGCACAGGCGGAGGCCGTCGCCGCCGTCGTACGAGAGGTCGGCGCGCGTCCGGCGTCCCGATGGGAGGCCCGATGA